The Agromyces sp. LHK192 genome includes a window with the following:
- a CDS encoding Gfo/Idh/MocA family protein: protein MTTDVTAPARTIRAGFVGGGFMAAVHSRAARAAGAALAGGASSTPERARDAAARLGLQRGYDSLEQLLDADTADLDVVHVCTPNTTHAAIVRAALEAGKHVICEKPLATDARTAAELADLAAARGLVAAVPFVYRFHPMAREARALVAGGAAGRVVSVHGAYLQDWLATPGDDDWRVDPSLGGPSRAFADIGSHLVDLLEFTTGDRIARLNAVTSTVYGSRATNADIATEDLAAVVVELAGGAVGTLLVSQVAPGHKNGLVLELGGTSASVRFEQERPETLWIGRTGASQVVERDAARLSPDAARLSIVPAGHPMGYQDAFNAFVADAYSAIAGAAPDGLPTFDDGARAVRVTEAVLASAASGDWAEVAA from the coding sequence ATGACAACGGATGTCACCGCCCCGGCCCGCACCATACGGGCCGGCTTCGTCGGGGGCGGCTTCATGGCCGCGGTGCACTCCCGCGCCGCACGCGCGGCCGGTGCGGCCCTCGCGGGCGGGGCATCCTCCACGCCGGAGCGAGCGCGCGACGCGGCGGCGCGGCTCGGGCTCCAGCGGGGATACGACTCGCTCGAACAGCTCCTCGATGCCGACACGGCCGACCTCGACGTCGTGCACGTCTGCACCCCGAACACCACGCACGCGGCGATCGTGCGCGCCGCGCTCGAGGCCGGCAAGCACGTGATCTGCGAGAAGCCGCTCGCGACCGATGCGCGCACCGCCGCCGAACTCGCCGATCTCGCCGCCGCCCGGGGCCTCGTCGCCGCGGTGCCGTTCGTCTACCGCTTCCACCCGATGGCGCGCGAAGCGCGGGCACTCGTCGCCGGCGGTGCCGCAGGCCGCGTGGTGAGCGTGCACGGCGCCTACCTGCAGGACTGGCTCGCGACGCCCGGTGACGACGACTGGCGCGTCGACCCCTCGCTCGGCGGACCCTCGCGGGCGTTCGCCGACATCGGCAGCCACCTGGTCGACCTCCTCGAGTTCACGACCGGCGACCGGATCGCGCGCCTGAACGCCGTGACCAGCACGGTCTACGGCTCGCGCGCCACCAACGCCGACATCGCCACCGAAGACCTCGCGGCCGTCGTCGTCGAACTCGCCGGCGGCGCGGTCGGCACGCTGCTCGTCTCGCAGGTCGCGCCCGGGCACAAGAACGGCCTCGTCCTCGAGTTGGGCGGCACCTCGGCGAGCGTCCGTTTCGAGCAGGAGCGTCCCGAGACCCTCTGGATCGGCCGCACGGGCGCCTCGCAGGTCGTCGAGCGCGACGCGGCGCGGCTCTCGCCGGACGCGGCGCGGTTGTCGATCGTCCCGGCGGGGCATCCGATGGGGTACCAGGACGCGTTCAACGCGTTCGTGGCCGACGCCTACTCGGCGATCGCGGGCGCCGCGCCCGACGGCCTGCCGACCTTCGACGACGGGGCGCGCGCCGTGCGCGTCACCGAGGCGGTCCTCGCGTCCGCGGCATCCGGCGACTGGGCGGAGGTGGCCGCATGA